Below is a genomic region from Candidatus Binataceae bacterium.
GCGCCCTGAGACTGAAGGGGGCCGCGATGGTTTTTCCGTGTCCGAGTTGGAGGTAGTCGATATATACCTTGCCTTTGCGCGTGCTCGGATTCCGATTCATCGTCGCGATCTCCGGGATGCGTTCCACCACCACCCGTCCCACCAGCTCCGAGAACATCTTGGCCTGATCGTAGGTATATCTGGGCTTGAGTCCTACCACGACATGCAGGCCCATTTGGCCCGAAGTCTTGATGTACGGTCTCATCCCCAGCTCGCGCAAAGCCTTGGCGACTTCCTTTGCGACCAAGACGGCGTTGGGAGTGGTCGATCCCTTCGGATCGATATCAAACAGCAGCCAATCGGGCCGCTCGAGATGAATAATGCGTGAAGACCACATGTGGATGGTGATGGCCGCGAGATTGGCAATATACGCCAGCGCGTCTTCACTATCGATGATGAAGAAGCTGATTTCGCGATCCGCGTCTTCTGAGTAGATCTTTTCGGTACGAAGCCAGCGTGGAGCAAAAGCCGGCGCGTCCTTCTGATAAAAGTTCTTTCCGGCGATTCCATCGGGGTACCGGGTCAGCATTACCGGCCGATCCGCCAGGTAAGGCAGCATCCACTTCGAGATGGCGCGATAGTACTCGACCATCTCCCCCTTCGTGTACCCTTCCTTGGGCCAGAACACCTTGTCGGGATGAGTCGTTACCACCTTGCTGTTGTCATCGGCATGCCGTCGATGGTTACCGGCTTGCTCGCTTGGCTCAGCAGCCTCGCGAATCGCGCTGCCTGGCTCCGACAGGTCATCGCTTCCCGACGCCAGCGCCGTACCCTCTGCTTCATCGATTTGTTCGTACAGACATTGCCGCGGGTCTTTGTCCGGTTGCAGACCAAGAAACGCCGGATGCCGTATGCCGCCGTGGTCGGTGAACTCCCCGAAGCGAACCTCGCATACCATAGTTGGTTCGCAGAAATGCGCCTCGCGTGGCGGTGTGGGCTCGTCCGGGCCGGATTTGCGAAAGGGCGAAGTAGCTCGCGACAGCGGCTTGAGCAGCGCATGAATTTTCGCGAGCAGGTCGCGGCTGAATCCCGTGCCGACCTTGTCCATGAAGCGGAGTTCGCCACGGTCGTCATACATCCCGAGCAGTAGCGCGCCAAAATAGGTGCGAGTTCCCTCCGGGTCGGTGTATCCGCCGATAACGAACGAGCGAGTGAGCGGGCACTTGAGCTTCAGCCAATCCGCGCTGCGCACTCCCCGATACGGGGCCTCGCGCCGTTTCGCAATTATGCCCTCCAGGCCGGCTTTCGCGACCTCGTCATAGAATTCGCGGCCCCGAGCTACCACGTGGTCGCAATAGCGCAGCGGACCGTCACCGCGAATGAGCTGACCGAGCAGATTTTTGCGTTGCTCAAGCGGTAATTCGCGAAGGTCATAACCATCGAAGGCGAGCAGATCGAACAGGAAGTGGTGGACTGGGACGGAGAAACTGAGGCGCGCCACCTGACGGCGGTCATCAACGTGCATCCGGCGCTGAAGCAGCTGAAAGCTGGGTCTCCCGCTCTCATCGAGAGCAGCGATTTCGCCATCAACGACGAACCGGTCGAAGGGCAAGCTGTTGAAGGCCAGGGTTACTTCCGGATAACGCGCGGTTATCTCTCTGCCGCTGCGCGCGAACAGCCGCGTGTGCTCGCCATCGCGAATCGCCAGGGCTCTGACCCCGTCGTACTTCAGCTCGAATAACCACTGTTCGCCGTCCACGCGCTCTTCGCTCAGTTTCGCGAGCATCAGCGGAAAGGCGCGCGGTTCAAGCTTTTCCGTAAGCCGCGGCGCTTTGAGTTTGGCCAGCGTTTCGATCAGCACTTGCCCGACGCGGGAGCTATCCTCCAGTTCCGCGATGGTGAGCCCCGAAAGAACCGAGCGCGGGTGTTTCTCCAGGACGTCCTCGTTCTCAGCGAATTCGTCGCGCTTCTTGATGAGCAGCCACTGTTGCTTCTCGCCCGCGCGCTTGGCGTCGCGCGGGGTGGTGCGAACCAGGGTGAAAACCCCATGCAGTTTGTAGCCGCTCAGCACGAAGTCAATCTTGCCCTTGTCTACGGCTTCCGATGGGGTTCCGCTCGCCGGGTCGACCATCGTGTAGGTGCCGCGATCCCAGACGATGACTGCGCCCGCCCCGTAGTTGCCGTCGGGAATGATTCCCTCAAAGTCGCCGTATTCGAGGGGATGGTCCTCAACCATCATTGCCAGTCGTTTGTCGGCCGGGTTCAGAGCGGGTCCTTTGGGGACTGCCCAGGATCGCAGGACCCCGTCCATTTCCATCCTGAAGTCAAAATGCATCCGGCGTGCATCATGCTGCTGGATGATAAAAATGCCGCCTTTCGTGGGGCTTTTTGCCTGCGGAGGGCCGCCGAACGGTTCCGGCGTGCGATTGGCACTACGTTTGCTGCGATAGCGATCGAGTGGCACGGACAATTCCGCCGATCTATTGGTACCCTAGTTGAAGACGATACCCGGAGCTAAATACAATCCCGCCCTGCACACTTTACAGGGTTTCGTGGACTGAACGGAGGCTAACGCGATGCCGCCACGATCAATAGCCACTGCAAGTATCACCTTCGGACTCGTTTCGATTCCGGTGCGCTTGTTTCCTGCTACCAGCTCGAAGGCGATCAGCTTCAATCTGCTGCACGGAAAAGACAACAGCCGCATCCAGCAGAAGATTTATTGTCCGGTCGACGACGCGATAGTCGATCGCAGCGAGCTGGTCCGGGGTTACGAGATCGAGAAAGGACGTTACGTCACTTTCACCGACCAGGAGTTGAAGAACCTCGAGGCGCGCGGCGATCACGCGATCGAAATCAGCGAATTTATTCCGATCGAGGAAGTCGACCCGGTATTTTTTGAAAGCCCTTTTCTACTCGGATGTGAACCGACTTCGGCGCGCGCCTATCGGCTGCTGGCCAAAGCCATGGATGACACCCGGCAGGTCGCCGTCGCGCGGTACACGATGCGCGGGAAAGAACACGTCGTCCTGATCCGCAATTACCAAGATGGTCTCATGCTCCACACCATGCACTATGGTGACGAGGTGCGGGGCTTCGGCGAGATCGATCACGGAGCGGACGCGCCCGCGAAACCGGCCGAGGTCGACTTGGCCAAGCGGCTTATCGGTGATTTGACAGAGAAAAAGTTCGACATCGACAAGTACAAGGACGGTTACCGAGAACGAGTTATCGAGGCGGCGAGCCAGAAAGCCAACGGCCAGGAAATCACCGAGCCTCCCCCCGAGGTACAGCGCGGCAAGGTCATCGACCTCATGAGCGCACTTAAGGAATCGCTCAAGAAGCGTGGGGTCGAGGTCAAGGCCGACCGCGACGCCGAAGAACTGCGGGCCCCCGAGGAACCCGAAAAATCCCGTGCACCGAAAGAACGCGCACGCCGGCGCGCGCGCTAGAACTGGAGCCGGCCGCGAAGATCGTCGAACGGGATCATAACGTGTTCTCGGTACGGAGCGCGCAATTGTAGCCGCTCGTACCACGCCGTTACGTTGGGTACGGCGGGGTGCTCGATTTCGAGCTGGAAGTACCGGTAGAGCGCGGTGCCCGCCGGAATATCAGCCATGGTAAGCGAGTTTCCCGCCAGGCTGGACTTGCCCGCGAGCCGCCGATCGAGCAGCCGGAAGTGTTGGGCACAGCGCGCGACCAGCGCCTTGATCCTCGACCAATCGCGTTGCTCGGCAGGGGTTCGGTAGAAACCCCAAAACAGATCCATGAAGTCGGGTTGCAAAGTCGCGAGCGACCAATCCATCCAGCGGTCCGCGAACGAGCGCTGCGCGGGTTCCTCGATCCAAAATGAACCCCGGCCATACTTCGCGCTGAGATAGCGAAGGATGCTGTGCGATTCCCACACGGTAACCCCGCCGTCGTCGACGACCGGCACTCGGCCGTGCGGATTCATTTGCTGGAATTCGGGCCGGTCAAGTCCACCAAAAGAACCACCCGCATCGATGTGCTGGTGCTCCAGTCCCAGTTCGCCGACCAGCCACATTACCTTCTGAACATTGAACGAGTTGCGGCGGCCCCAGATCTTCAGCATCAAATTGCCGCCCTACTACCTAACGCCCTGGCACGCCGGCCCCAAGAATCCCTAGTGCTATTTTGTGTAACGTGGGATCACCGGCCGCGACCGATTGTCCACCATCCTGCGCCGAATCGCCCGCCCAGGTGGTCATCACCCCTCCGGCCGCCTCGACGATCGGCATCAGCGCCTGCAGATCGTATGCCTGGTTTTGTGACTCGATGACCAGGTCGATGAGACCGCTGGCAAGCATGCAGTACGCGTAACAATCGCCGCCGTAGCGAGTGAGGCGGGCGGTCCGCGCGATCGCGCGAAACGCCTCGCGTTCTGGCCCCTGGCGAAACATTGCGGGGTCGGTTGCGGAGACAATCGCATCTTCAATGCGGTCGCATTTGCGAACTCGCAGCGGACGCCTGGTCCCGCCATGCTCTAACTCCGCGCCCAAGCGTGAGCCGACGAACGTCTCGCCCGTATAGGGTTGGTGCATCACGCCGACGATCGGTCGGTCGCCATCGTTGAGCGCGATCAGCGTGCCCCAGTGCAGCAGTCCCAGGATGAACGCACGGGTGCCGTCGATTGGATCGATTACCCAGGTGAAGCGCTCGCTACCCGGTTTGAGTCCGTGTTCTTCGCCATGAATGCCGTGACCCGGATATCGGCGTGAGATCTCATTGCGAATAGCTTGCTCGGCATCGCGGTCGGCAATCGTCACCGGATCGAACAGGCCGGAGTCGGCCTTTTTGTTGGTGACATCCAGCGCGCCCCGAAAGTGGGGCAAAATGATGTTACTGGCAACTCTTGCGAGATGACGCGCGAACTCGATGAACTCCACGAGTTGACCATGTGCGACTCCTGACTCCGGCATAGCGTCCCCGCAGGCAACTAAGCGGCTACCGCTCATCATTCCCCAGACATGGTGACCAGAACACCCGCCGGGGACAAGACCGTGCGGGTGAAGGCTTGGTTACAAGAGAATCGCCAATTCAGCCATCCACCACGCGGGCGCAATGAGCTGTGCATTATGCCGAATTTCACTCATAGAGTTAGCGCGCGGAGCGGCTCTATACTTGCGGCGGGCGTCGCTACTCGATGCAAGACGAAAGCGCACCGAAGAGGGGAGCGGTCGAAGTCGTCAACTGGATGCTCAGCAGGGGACGGCACAATACCCATATGCGCGAATTCGGGGACGAGATGTGCCGGCGCATCGTGGCCGCCGGCATCCCGCTGTGGCGCGCATTCTGTTCGGTCGCGACCTTGCATCCGCAGGTCGTCGCCAGTGCCTATACGTGGCGACGCGAAGACCCGGGCGCGGTGCGAAGAACGGCGCCACATGCGTTTACCGAGAGCCCCGAGTGGACCAGCAGTCCAGTGGCCGAGCTCAAACGAACCGGTCGAAGCATCCGTCGGAAAATCTGCGATCCGCGATGCCCGCTCGACTACCCAATCGTCGAGGAACTCCGCGCTGCCGGCGGCACCGACTACGTAGCCATGCCGATGATTTGCTCGAGCGGCGAAATCAACACCATCTCCTGGGCGACCAACCGGGCCGGCGGATTCAGCGAGCCCGAGCTTGCGGATCTGACCGCGATCGCCGACGCGCTTGCCATCATTGTCGAGCTCCAGTCGACTCGCCGGGTGGCACGCTATCTCCTTGATACCTACGTAGGGCATCGTACCGGCGAGAGAGTCTTATCGGGCGCCATCACCCGTGGCAGCCAGGAAACGATCCACGCAGTTATCTGGTACTGCGACCTGCGTGGGTTCACCACGCTCACCGACTCGCTGGCCAAGGACCGAGTGATCGCTCTGTTGAACGAGTACTTCGAAATCGTGGTCGATGCGGTCGCAGCCGAGGGCGGTGAGGCGCTCAAATTCATCGGTGACGCGATGCTTGCGATCTTTGAGCTCGAGAGTCAGACCGAGGTTGCCGGACGGTGCAGGGCAGCCCTGCGGGCGGCCGCGGTCGTGCGGGCGAAGATCAGGGAGCGCAATCTGGCACGCCGAGATGCGGGCGAGTCCGAGATTCGCTTCGGGTTGGCATTGCATCTCGGTGAAGTCAGCTACGGCAACATTGGTGCCCCCAATCGCCTCGACTTCACCGTCGTTGGCCCCGCGGTCAATCATGCGTCGCGACTGCAAAAACTGGCCGGCGAACTTGGTCGTGAGCTCGTAACATCGGCGAGCTTTGCCCTTGCAAGTGGCGTGGAGATGGAGCACTTGGGTCGCCATCAATTGAAAGGGGTCCGCGAGGAGCAGGAGGTTTTTGCGCCAGCAATGGGAGAATTCGGGGGATGAAGCAGCTTCGCGCGAGTTGCGCTACCTAGATGTCGTTATTGCCTGTGTTCATTCGACTCTCCTGAAGGTGGTGGAGACGACTGGGACCGGTGGCGAGGGGAGAGGACGAGATGAAAAAACGAACCGATAGGCGTAAACGCCTCAACGGAGGGCACACGAGGACTGCGGCGACCGCGCCGAAGCGAAAAGCGTCGATTGCCCGGCCACATCTGGAACTCGCCGTTCTGGTGGGTACCCGCAAGTGCGCTCTTATCTACTATGGGGATTCGTCACGCAGGCGATGGCGGGTCGACGGCCCCCATTTTCTGGGACATATCATCGATCACATCGTGTTGGACCCTCGTGATCATAGAACCTTGCTCGCCGCCGCACGCACCGGACACCTTGGACCCACGATCTTTCGATCCCTGGACATGGGTAGGACCTGGACCGAGGCCACACGCCCGCCGATGTTCGGCAGGCCGCCCGAGGGTTTGGCGGAGCGCGCGGTCGACCATACCTGTTCCCTGACGCCGGCGCTGCCGGGCGAACCCGGGGTCTGGTATGCCGGCACCTCGCCCGCGGGAATCTTCCGCAGCGAGGATGGTGGGGCGACCTGGTCCGAGGTCGAAGGGTTCAATCGCAATCCGATGCTTTCCAAATGGGCGCCGCCGGAGAATGTGACGCCGGACAACCAAGTGTTCGGCGCGGTGTTGATCGATCCGCGCCAGGCTTCACACATGTACTACAGTTCCTCAGCGGCGGGCGTGCTTGAGACCAGCGACGGCGGCGGGAGCTGGCGACCGCTCAATCGTAACGTGGAAGCGAATTTCCTGCCTGATCCCTATCCCGAGTACGGGCAGGATACCCATTGTCTGGCGATGCATCCGCGCAATCCCGATCGGCTCTATCAGCAGAATCACTGTGGCATCTACCGGCTCGATCGACCCGACGAAGATTGGCTGCGAATCGGCCACAACATGCCGACTGCGGTCGGAGATGTCGGCTTTGGCATCGTGCTCGACCCGCGTAACGCCGACCGGGCGTGGGTATTTCCGATGGATGCGACCGCCACCTGGCCGCGCACCAGTCCTGATGGCAAACCCGCCGTCTACCAGACGCACGACGGCGGTGCCTCCTGGAAACGACAGGATCACGGCTTCCCGCGCGAGCACGCTTATTTCACGGTCTTAAGACAGGCGTTTGCCGGCGATGGCCTCGATCCGCTGGGTCTCTACTTCGGAACCACTTCGGGCGAATTATGGATTAGTAACGACGAAGGTGAAGGCTGGTCCCAAGCCGCAGCGCACCTGCAGCGCATCCTTTCAGTTGAAGCCGCGGTGCTCGGCTGATGCGCGTGATCATTCCAGGCCAGCTGCGCTCGTACACGCGCGGCGCGGCGGAGGTCGAAATGACCGGTGCCAGCCTGGTCGAAATTCTCGCCAACCTCGACGCGGTTTTTCCGGGAATCCGCTTTCGGATGATCGATGAGCTGGGTCGTATTCGCCCGCACATCAGAATTTTCGTTGCGCGCGAATTGGTTCGGACCATCGACGTGCCGCTGAAGCCGACGGATGAAGTTCAGATCGTCGGTGCACTGAGCGGCGGGTGAGCCGGTTCCCCGCCGTTATGCTGTGGTCGAGTCTGGACCGCGCGCCAAGTGACCACAGCATACGACCGTCTCGGTCGAAGACCATGCGTGGTCCGGATTCTGCGGCGCCAGACAACTGCCTCCGAGAGCACACCTCGAAGTTGAAATGAGAGCGAGACAGCCTGCGCTCCGTAGGACCTCACGGTCACCCTTCCCTGGAGCGTGCTTCTAGCACCTACCAGCGAAGTAATTGATGAGACCTGGACCTCCGCTTTATGTCAGCCCTCACGGCATCGTGTCGGCATGCGCCGAAACAATTCTCGATGCCGATGGAGGTTCCTATGAGCAAGGTTACGGAGGTTGTCGACAGCTATATCGCGGCCTGGAACGAAAGGGACTCAAGCCGCAGGCGAGAACTACTCGCGAAAACCTGGATCGAGAATGGCAGCTACATCGATCCGCATCGGGGCGGGACCGGCTACGAGCAGCTCGGTGCGATGATCCAGATGGTTCACGACGCGTTTCCCCCGGCGTACCGGTTCCGGCTCGCTAGCCGCGTCGACGAGTATGGTGATCGGGTACGCTTTCAATGGGAGGCGGGCGGAGCCAAGGATGCGCCGCTGCACTTCGTCGGAACGGACTTCGCCGTGCTGTGCGAGGATGGCCGCTTCCAGTCGGTAACCGGCTTCGTCGACGAATCGCCCCAGACTGCTGCGGTCAAGGCTGCCAGCTGATCTGACCCGCTGGCCCATCTCAGTCGGACGATTACCTCCGAGGTAATCGTCCGGCCGACGGGAGGTCTGCTAGCCTTAAAGGCATGGAAACCCATCAGAACGCATCGGCGATCGAATTCAACGGGGCCGGACCGCTACTGCGGCGCTGGCGCGAAACACGTCATCTAAGTCAACTCGAACTGGCGCTGGAGGCCGAGGTCTCCGCCCGTCATATCAGTTTCCTGGAGACGGGAAGGGCCACACCCAGCCGCGAGATGGTGCTGACGTTGGCCGAGGTATTGGAAGTTCCCTTGCGCGAACGTAACGTCCTGCTCCAGGCGGCTGGCTACGCGCCGGTCTACCGGGAAACCAACCTGGACGATCCCCGGATGAGCCACGTGCGCGCCGCGGTCGAGTTGATTCTCAAGCAGCACGAGCCGCACAGCGCAATCGCGTTCGATCGGCACCAGGACATCATCATGGCCAATAGCACGTTCACCGGCATGCTCAACGCGGTTCTGCCCGACGAGCCAATCAAGTTGGAGCCGCTCAAGGTGTCGGCGCCCCCTAGGTTGAACCTGCTGCGGCTGATGTTCGATCCGACCAAAATGCGAAAGCTGATTATCAATTGGGAACCAATTGCCAAATCGCTGCTCAATGAGGCATTTCGGAGCGCGGCATGGGCGCGCGACGAGGAGATGGAGAGGCTGCTCGCGGAGATCTTGTCCTACCCTGGTGTGCCGACACGCTGGCGCGAGCCCGACTTCGAGGCGCCACGCGCGCTGATTCTGCCGATCGAAATGGATGTGCGCGGAAAAGTGGCGCGCATGTTCAGTACCGTTACCACGGTCGGCAGACCGCAGGACGTGACCCTCGAGGAACTCCACATCGAGGCATTCTATCCGGCAGACGAAGAATCAAAGTCACTCTTCTACGCGCGCCAGTAGCGCGG
It encodes:
- a CDS encoding adenylate/guanylate cyclase domain-containing protein, which codes for MQDESAPKRGAVEVVNWMLSRGRHNTHMREFGDEMCRRIVAAGIPLWRAFCSVATLHPQVVASAYTWRREDPGAVRRTAPHAFTESPEWTSSPVAELKRTGRSIRRKICDPRCPLDYPIVEELRAAGGTDYVAMPMICSSGEINTISWATNRAGGFSEPELADLTAIADALAIIVELQSTRRVARYLLDTYVGHRTGERVLSGAITRGSQETIHAVIWYCDLRGFTTLTDSLAKDRVIALLNEYFEIVVDAVAAEGGEALKFIGDAMLAIFELESQTEVAGRCRAALRAAAVVRAKIRERNLARRDAGESEIRFGLALHLGEVSYGNIGAPNRLDFTVVGPAVNHASRLQKLAGELGRELVTSASFALASGVEMEHLGRHQLKGVREEQEVFAPAMGEFGG
- a CDS encoding helix-turn-helix transcriptional regulator: METHQNASAIEFNGAGPLLRRWRETRHLSQLELALEAEVSARHISFLETGRATPSREMVLTLAEVLEVPLRERNVLLQAAGYAPVYRETNLDDPRMSHVRAAVELILKQHEPHSAIAFDRHQDIIMANSTFTGMLNAVLPDEPIKLEPLKVSAPPRLNLLRLMFDPTKMRKLIINWEPIAKSLLNEAFRSAAWARDEEMERLLAEILSYPGVPTRWREPDFEAPRALILPIEMDVRGKVARMFSTVTTVGRPQDVTLEELHIEAFYPADEESKSLFYARQ
- a CDS encoding Ku protein translates to MPPRSIATASITFGLVSIPVRLFPATSSKAISFNLLHGKDNSRIQQKIYCPVDDAIVDRSELVRGYEIEKGRYVTFTDQELKNLEARGDHAIEISEFIPIEEVDPVFFESPFLLGCEPTSARAYRLLAKAMDDTRQVAVARYTMRGKEHVVLIRNYQDGLMLHTMHYGDEVRGFGEIDHGADAPAKPAEVDLAKRLIGDLTEKKFDIDKYKDGYRERVIEAASQKANGQEITEPPPEVQRGKVIDLMSALKESLKKRGVEVKADRDAEELRAPEEPEKSRAPKERARRRAR
- the hisN gene encoding histidinol-phosphatase, coding for MPESGVAHGQLVEFIEFARHLARVASNIILPHFRGALDVTNKKADSGLFDPVTIADRDAEQAIRNEISRRYPGHGIHGEEHGLKPGSERFTWVIDPIDGTRAFILGLLHWGTLIALNDGDRPIVGVMHQPYTGETFVGSRLGAELEHGGTRRPLRVRKCDRIEDAIVSATDPAMFRQGPEREAFRAIARTARLTRYGGDCYAYCMLASGLIDLVIESQNQAYDLQALMPIVEAAGGVMTTWAGDSAQDGGQSVAAGDPTLHKIALGILGAGVPGR
- the ligD gene encoding DNA ligase D, yielding MPLDRYRSKRSANRTPEPFGGPPQAKSPTKGGIFIIQQHDARRMHFDFRMEMDGVLRSWAVPKGPALNPADKRLAMMVEDHPLEYGDFEGIIPDGNYGAGAVIVWDRGTYTMVDPASGTPSEAVDKGKIDFVLSGYKLHGVFTLVRTTPRDAKRAGEKQQWLLIKKRDEFAENEDVLEKHPRSVLSGLTIAELEDSSRVGQVLIETLAKLKAPRLTEKLEPRAFPLMLAKLSEERVDGEQWLFELKYDGVRALAIRDGEHTRLFARSGREITARYPEVTLAFNSLPFDRFVVDGEIAALDESGRPSFQLLQRRMHVDDRRQVARLSFSVPVHHFLFDLLAFDGYDLRELPLEQRKNLLGQLIRGDGPLRYCDHVVARGREFYDEVAKAGLEGIIAKRREAPYRGVRSADWLKLKCPLTRSFVIGGYTDPEGTRTYFGALLLGMYDDRGELRFMDKVGTGFSRDLLAKIHALLKPLSRATSPFRKSGPDEPTPPREAHFCEPTMVCEVRFGEFTDHGGIRHPAFLGLQPDKDPRQCLYEQIDEAEGTALASGSDDLSEPGSAIREAAEPSEQAGNHRRHADDNSKVVTTHPDKVFWPKEGYTKGEMVEYYRAISKWMLPYLADRPVMLTRYPDGIAGKNFYQKDAPAFAPRWLRTEKIYSEDADREISFFIIDSEDALAYIANLAAITIHMWSSRIIHLERPDWLLFDIDPKGSTTPNAVLVAKEVAKALRELGMRPYIKTSGQMGLHVVVGLKPRYTYDQAKMFSELVGRVVVERIPEIATMNRNPSTRKGKVYIDYLQLGHGKTIAAPFSLRAQDGAPVSAPLKWSEVGTDLDPQAYNIKTIVERMTRLGDDPFLGALTDQVILEEALSTLEKAVARPSS
- a CDS encoding MoaD/ThiS family protein; its protein translation is MRVIIPGQLRSYTRGAAEVEMTGASLVEILANLDAVFPGIRFRMIDELGRIRPHIRIFVARELVRTIDVPLKPTDEVQIVGALSGG
- a CDS encoding glutathione S-transferase → MLKIWGRRNSFNVQKVMWLVGELGLEHQHIDAGGSFGGLDRPEFQQMNPHGRVPVVDDGGVTVWESHSILRYLSAKYGRGSFWIEEPAQRSFADRWMDWSLATLQPDFMDLFWGFYRTPAEQRDWSRIKALVARCAQHFRLLDRRLAGKSSLAGNSLTMADIPAGTALYRYFQLEIEHPAVPNVTAWYERLQLRAPYREHVMIPFDDLRGRLQF
- a CDS encoding nuclear transport factor 2 family protein; amino-acid sequence: MSKVTEVVDSYIAAWNERDSSRRRELLAKTWIENGSYIDPHRGGTGYEQLGAMIQMVHDAFPPAYRFRLASRVDEYGDRVRFQWEAGGAKDAPLHFVGTDFAVLCEDGRFQSVTGFVDESPQTAAVKAAS